One segment of Methylocella silvestris BL2 DNA contains the following:
- the bchO gene encoding alpha/beta fold hydrolase BchO translates to MSDRLDWDKDGADWPNRATSRFVTAGELRWHVQIMGDGPVLLLLHGAGSSTHSWRDLAPLLARRFTIVAPDLPGHGFTQAPRPRDMSTDGMAKAVSSLVAALDVDPTYAAGHSAGAAILCRMRLERAIEPRLLFSLNGALLPFDGFAGRVFSPLAKMMFKNTLIPAPRLFAWLASDRSSVERTLRNVGAHLDRRGVEFYARLFRNAGHVGATLGMMAHWDLKSLRRDLPRLDSHLVLVATEDDRAIPVRDAHAAAGLVPGSRKIILRRGGHLLHEERPEEAFDLIVAAIEQYQAGSASLAPSVFPPAPPARHVGGVGKSARGQKNPHPAPPQAGQGGAQCEDQAKAGQEVQQEAPAAGPPVQKKKRRLARHQDQDQIGEAPARK, encoded by the coding sequence GTGTCGGACCGACTGGACTGGGACAAGGACGGCGCCGACTGGCCGAACCGTGCGACGAGCCGCTTCGTCACGGCCGGAGAGTTGCGCTGGCACGTGCAAATAATGGGCGATGGCCCTGTTCTGCTGCTGTTGCATGGCGCGGGCTCCTCGACGCATTCGTGGCGCGATCTCGCGCCTTTGCTGGCGCGCCGTTTTACGATCGTCGCGCCCGACCTTCCCGGCCATGGCTTCACGCAGGCGCCTCGCCCGCGCGACATGTCGACGGACGGCATGGCCAAAGCGGTCTCGTCCCTTGTCGCCGCGCTGGACGTGGACCCAACATATGCCGCCGGCCATTCGGCGGGGGCGGCGATCCTGTGCCGCATGCGCCTTGAGCGCGCGATCGAGCCGCGGCTCCTGTTCAGCCTCAATGGCGCGCTGCTGCCGTTCGACGGCTTTGCCGGCCGGGTGTTTTCGCCGCTGGCGAAAATGATGTTCAAAAACACGCTCATTCCAGCGCCAAGACTTTTCGCGTGGCTGGCGTCGGACCGGAGCTCGGTGGAGCGCACGCTCAGAAACGTCGGCGCCCATCTCGACAGGCGCGGCGTCGAGTTCTACGCACGTCTGTTCCGTAATGCCGGCCACGTCGGCGCGACGCTCGGCATGATGGCGCATTGGGATCTCAAAAGCTTGCGGCGCGACCTGCCGCGGCTCGACTCCCACCTCGTGCTTGTCGCGACTGAGGATGATCGCGCGATACCGGTCAGGGACGCCCACGCCGCCGCCGGCCTCGTTCCGGGATCGCGCAAGATCATCCTGCGCCGCGGCGGTCATCTTCTGCATGAGGAGCGTCCGGAAGAAGCGTTCGACCTCATCGTGGCGGCGATCGAACAGTATCAGGCCGGGTCAGCGTCGCTAGCTCCTTCCGTTTTCCCGCCTGCGCCACCAGCGCGCCACGTCGGCGGCGTGGGCAAGTCCGCCCGCGGCCAGAAAAATCCCCATCCAGCCCCACCACAGGCCGGACAGGGAGGCGCGCAGTGCGAGGATCAGGCAAAAGCCGGACAGGAGGTTCAACAGGAAGCCCCCGCCGCCGGCCCGCCGGTACAGAAGAAAAAACGCCGCCTCGCCCGCCATCAGGATCAGGATCAGATCGGCGAGGCGCCCGCTCGAAAATAA
- a CDS encoding alpha/beta hydrolase has protein sequence MMKPDGIIAALAFTAIVVALTHLFGFRADLDVERTSVAGTPVTIFRKAGDGPAPAAVIAHGFSGSQQLMEPFAETLAQNGYVTVTFDFLGHGRNPAALPGGLTDQEASMRALLAELGAVADFARRLPASDGRLAVLGHSMAADIVVRYANENPAVAATVALSMFSPEASARSRNLLAITGALEPGALKEEALRVARDAAPGAAKERVTYGDFADGSARRIAFAHGVEHIGVLYSAESMTEALSWLNAAFARHGSGFIEARGAWLGLLFLGLVLLARPLTRLLPQVATSPVGRGLRGRAFALAAIAPAALTPLILWKAPTAFLPLLLGDYLLLHFGLYGLLTAGALALAPAPAKTPSGGVIVSKARLALAAALVAAYACGAIGLAFDRFVTAFFPLGGAPLALALACGTLPFFIADEYLTRGLAAPRFAYALTKICFLISLALAIALNPARLFFLIIIAPVILIFFVIFGLISGWTYRQTNHPLPGALALAAAFAMAIAAVFPVVSP, from the coding sequence ATGATGAAGCCGGACGGGATCATCGCCGCCCTTGCGTTCACGGCCATTGTGGTCGCCCTGACGCATCTGTTCGGTTTCCGCGCCGACCTTGACGTCGAACGAACCAGCGTCGCCGGGACGCCGGTGACGATCTTTCGCAAGGCGGGCGACGGCCCGGCCCCGGCCGCTGTCATCGCGCATGGATTTTCCGGCTCGCAGCAGCTGATGGAGCCCTTCGCCGAAACCCTGGCGCAGAACGGCTATGTCACTGTCACTTTCGATTTTCTCGGACACGGCCGCAACCCCGCCGCCCTGCCCGGTGGCCTCACGGATCAGGAGGCGAGCATGCGCGCGCTGCTCGCCGAGCTTGGCGCGGTCGCCGATTTTGCGCGCCGGCTGCCCGCCAGCGACGGCCGCCTCGCCGTGCTCGGCCATTCCATGGCGGCCGATATCGTCGTGCGCTACGCCAATGAAAATCCGGCTGTGGCGGCGACAGTCGCGCTGTCGATGTTCTCGCCGGAGGCCTCGGCGCGCTCACGCAATCTTCTCGCCATTACCGGGGCGCTTGAGCCGGGGGCGCTGAAAGAGGAAGCCCTGCGCGTCGCGCGCGACGCGGCGCCGGGCGCCGCCAAAGAGCGCGTGACCTATGGCGATTTCGCGGACGGGTCAGCGCGGCGGATCGCCTTCGCGCACGGGGTCGAACATATCGGCGTGCTCTACAGCGCCGAGAGCATGACCGAGGCGCTCTCGTGGCTGAACGCGGCCTTCGCGCGCCATGGCTCCGGCTTCATCGAGGCGCGCGGCGCCTGGCTCGGCCTGCTGTTTCTCGGTCTCGTCCTGCTCGCCCGCCCTTTGACGCGCCTCCTGCCGCAGGTCGCGACATCGCCGGTCGGGCGCGGATTGCGTGGCCGCGCCTTTGCCCTTGCCGCTATCGCGCCGGCCGCGCTGACGCCGCTCATTCTCTGGAAAGCGCCGACAGCATTCCTGCCGCTTCTGCTCGGCGACTATCTTTTATTGCATTTCGGCCTTTACGGCCTCCTGACAGCGGGCGCACTGGCGCTGGCGCCGGCGCCGGCGAAAACGCCCTCTGGCGGCGTGATCGTCTCCAAGGCCCGGCTGGCGCTCGCCGCCGCGCTCGTCGCAGCTTACGCCTGTGGCGCGATCGGCCTCGCGTTCGATCGTTTCGTCACTGCGTTTTTTCCGCTTGGCGGCGCCCCTCTGGCGCTCGCGCTCGCCTGCGGCACGCTGCCGTTTTTCATCGCCGACGAATATTTGACCCGCGGCCTGGCGGCGCCGCGCTTCGCCTATGCGCTGACCAAAATCTGCTTTCTCATCTCCCTCGCGCTGGCGATCGCGCTCAACCCGGCAAGGCTCTTTTTTCTCATCATCATCGCGCCGGTGATTTTGATTTTCTTTGTCATCTTCGGGTTGATCAGCGGCTGGACTTACCGGCAGACCAATCATCCGCTGCCCGGCGCGCTGGCGCTAGCGGCGGCCTTCGCCATGGCCATCGCCGCCGTCTTTCCCGTCGTCAGCCCGTGA
- a CDS encoding magnesium chelatase subunit D, with the protein MSETGACGGGDTWRDPLLAAALFAIDPAGLRGIVLRARSGPAREAFLSWLTRLLPEATPLRRVPIGVPDSRLLGGLDLTETLRLGRPVAERGLLAESDGGIILLAMAERLEPVAAARIAATLDTAEVSIERDGLALKAPARFGVVALDEGASHDERAPAALTDRLGFLVDLSEHALRDFIEPPWTAADIAAARARLGAVDIDAATIAHLNAAAMALGVESLRALLLAAQSARAAAALAGRTQVSTADAACAAALVLAPRAQTSPSSDDPPQAPEQDDGDSDAPPDSDGETVDPSAEELVVEAARAAVPPGMMERLQRASSGPRGSGGKSGGVKRSGLRGRPAGAVEGAPKDGQRLNVIETLRAAAPWRKLRGGARAGGEGRLPIERQDFRVTRVKQRSQTVTIFVVDASGSSALNRLAEAKGAVELLLAECYVRRDEVALLAFRGDRVELLLAPTRSLLRAKRSLSDMPGGGATPLADGITAAVRLAEDEKRKGRSPFIVLMTDGAANISAGGMAAGRKRAKEDALDAARLARAAGLEAALIDISPRPQPDAERLAAEMNARYLPLPFADASALAQAARRPPARFTG; encoded by the coding sequence GTGAGCGAGACTGGCGCCTGCGGCGGCGGCGACACATGGCGCGACCCCTTGCTGGCCGCGGCGCTGTTCGCAATCGATCCGGCTGGACTGCGGGGGATCGTGCTTCGCGCCAGGAGCGGGCCCGCGCGGGAGGCGTTTTTGTCCTGGCTGACCCGCCTGCTCCCAGAAGCAACGCCGCTACGCCGCGTTCCGATCGGCGTTCCGGACAGCCGCCTTCTCGGCGGCCTTGATCTCACCGAAACTCTGCGTCTCGGCCGTCCCGTCGCCGAGCGCGGCCTGCTTGCCGAAAGCGACGGCGGAATCATCCTGCTCGCCATGGCCGAGCGCCTTGAACCCGTCGCGGCTGCGCGCATCGCCGCAACGCTCGACACGGCGGAAGTGAGCATCGAGCGCGACGGCCTGGCGCTGAAGGCGCCCGCGCGGTTCGGCGTCGTGGCGCTGGATGAAGGCGCCTCCCACGATGAGCGCGCGCCTGCCGCGCTGACCGACCGCCTCGGCTTTCTCGTGGACCTTTCGGAGCATGCGCTCCGCGACTTCATTGAGCCGCCCTGGACCGCGGCGGACATCGCGGCGGCGCGGGCGCGCTTGGGCGCCGTCGATATCGATGCGGCGACGATCGCGCATCTCAACGCCGCGGCGATGGCCCTCGGCGTTGAATCGCTGCGCGCGCTGCTGCTTGCCGCGCAATCAGCCAGGGCGGCGGCGGCGCTTGCCGGCCGGACACAGGTTTCGACCGCGGACGCGGCCTGTGCCGCCGCCCTGGTGCTTGCGCCGCGCGCGCAAACCTCGCCATCCTCCGACGATCCGCCGCAGGCGCCGGAACAGGATGACGGCGACAGCGATGCGCCGCCCGATAGCGACGGTGAGACTGTCGATCCATCGGCCGAAGAACTCGTCGTCGAGGCGGCCCGCGCCGCCGTTCCGCCCGGCATGATGGAGCGCCTGCAGCGCGCCTCCAGCGGACCGCGCGGCTCTGGCGGCAAATCCGGCGGCGTCAAACGGTCAGGCCTGCGTGGCCGCCCCGCCGGCGCCGTCGAGGGCGCGCCGAAAGACGGACAGCGACTCAACGTCATCGAGACGCTGCGCGCCGCCGCGCCCTGGCGCAAGCTCCGCGGCGGCGCGCGCGCCGGAGGCGAGGGGCGCCTGCCGATCGAGCGTCAGGATTTTCGCGTCACGCGCGTCAAACAGCGCTCGCAGACCGTAACAATTTTTGTGGTCGACGCGTCGGGGTCCTCGGCGCTGAACCGGCTGGCGGAAGCCAAGGGCGCCGTCGAACTGCTTCTCGCCGAATGTTATGTCCGCCGCGATGAAGTGGCATTGCTGGCGTTTCGCGGCGACCGCGTGGAGTTGTTGCTGGCGCCGACGCGTTCGCTGCTTCGCGCCAAACGAAGTCTCTCGGACATGCCGGGCGGCGGCGCGACTCCGCTTGCTGATGGAATTACTGCTGCGGTGCGCCTTGCGGAGGACGAAAAGCGCAAGGGCCGCTCGCCCTTCATCGTCCTGATGACGGACGGCGCCGCAAATATTTCAGCCGGCGGCATGGCGGCCGGACGAAAACGGGCAAAGGAAGACGCGCTCGACGCCGCACGGCTCGCCCGCGCGGCCGGCCTCGAGGCGGCGTTGATCGATATTTCGCCGCGGCCCCAGCCCGACGCCGAGCGGCTCGCGGCGGAAATGAACGCGCGCTATCTGCCGCTACCGTTCGCCGATGCGTCCGCACTGGCGCAGGCGGCGCGCCGCCCGCCGGCGCGGTTCACGGGCTGA
- the bchI gene encoding magnesium chelatase ATPase subunit I, whose product MPTAFPFTAIVGQEELKLAIICAAVDPTIGGVLVFGDRGAGKSTAVRALAALLPPIRTVEGCRYGCDPSSAELCPACRARKAAGGLKTRFSPTPVVDLPLGATQDRLVGALDLEKALTLGQKSFEPGLICRAHRGFLYIDEVNLLEDHLVDLLIDVAASGENLVEREGLSLRHPARFVLIGSGNPEEGELRPQLLDRFGLMVEVKTPSDVKSRVEAVRRREAFDRDREGFAALWRKEERRLRAKIIGARKRLAAVEAPDAVIEWAARLCMRLGADGLRGELTLIRAARAIAALEGSLSVTENHLRQIAPAALRHRLRRNPLDESGSTRRVERAMSELPAAA is encoded by the coding sequence ATGCCGACTGCCTTCCCCTTCACGGCGATCGTCGGGCAGGAAGAATTAAAACTTGCCATTATCTGTGCCGCGGTCGACCCGACCATTGGCGGCGTGCTCGTCTTCGGCGATCGTGGCGCCGGCAAATCGACCGCGGTCCGCGCGCTGGCAGCGCTGCTGCCGCCGATCCGCACTGTCGAGGGATGCCGCTACGGCTGCGATCCATCCAGCGCCGAGCTTTGCCCCGCCTGCCGCGCCCGCAAGGCGGCCGGCGGCCTGAAGACCCGGTTTTCGCCGACGCCGGTGGTCGATCTGCCGCTCGGCGCGACGCAGGACCGGCTCGTCGGGGCGCTCGATCTCGAAAAGGCGCTGACGCTCGGACAAAAATCCTTCGAGCCGGGGCTTATCTGTCGCGCCCATCGCGGCTTTCTCTATATCGACGAAGTTAATCTGCTCGAGGACCACCTCGTCGATCTCCTGATCGACGTCGCCGCCTCCGGCGAAAATCTCGTCGAGCGCGAGGGCCTCAGCCTGCGCCATCCAGCGCGTTTCGTGCTGATCGGCAGCGGAAATCCAGAAGAGGGCGAGTTGCGGCCGCAGCTGCTCGACCGCTTCGGCCTCATGGTCGAGGTGAAAACGCCGTCCGACGTCAAATCGCGCGTCGAGGCGGTGCGCCGGCGCGAGGCCTTCGACCGCGACCGCGAAGGTTTCGCGGCGCTCTGGCGCAAGGAAGAACGGCGCCTGCGCGCGAAAATCATCGGCGCGCGCAAGCGGCTCGCCGCCGTTGAGGCGCCCGACGCCGTGATCGAATGGGCGGCGCGGCTGTGCATGCGGCTCGGCGCCGACGGGTTGCGCGGCGAGCTGACGCTGATCCGCGCCGCACGCGCCATCGCCGCGCTCGAAGGCTCGTTGAGCGTCACGGAAAACCATCTGCGCCAGATCGCGCCCGCCGCCCTGCGGCACCGGCTGCGGCGCAATCCGCTGGACGAATCCGGCTCGACGCGGCGCGTCGAGCGGGCGATGAGCGAACTTCCGGCGGCGGCGTGA
- a CDS encoding phytoene/squalene synthase family protein, with amino-acid sequence MAFGLEAVTATHEIATLPCAQSAFHPEATRRERAAAPDEIVLLARERLKKGSTSFFKAARLFPKSQKASAFLLYAWCRHCDDEIDGQILGAAPDITRPPCQRSLEARERTLATLREKTVAALAGQADEPVFAGLQRVVVSHQIPHRYPLDLIEGMAMDVRGRSYACLEDTLSYSYYVAGVVGVMMATIMGVRDRATLERASDLGIAFQLTNIVRDVVADAALGRFYLPQNWLDEEGILPCEIGERGHREKVFRISARLLDVADDYYRSALIGIGRLPFRSAWAIASARRIYRGIGEAARARGAAAWDRRARAGTITQASGIALGAVEAAVLVSLRGRSERKPRLGLWTPSHLWTS; translated from the coding sequence ATGGCATTCGGGCTTGAGGCTGTGACCGCCACGCATGAAATCGCGACCCTGCCATGCGCCCAGTCCGCGTTTCACCCGGAGGCCACGCGCCGGGAGCGCGCCGCCGCGCCGGATGAAATTGTCCTCCTCGCGCGCGAGCGGCTGAAAAAAGGGTCCACCAGCTTTTTCAAAGCCGCCCGCCTATTTCCCAAGAGCCAGAAGGCGAGCGCGTTCTTGCTCTACGCCTGGTGCCGCCATTGCGACGACGAGATCGACGGCCAAATCCTTGGAGCCGCGCCAGACATAACACGCCCACCCTGCCAACGAAGCCTTGAGGCGCGCGAGCGCACGCTCGCAACTTTGCGTGAAAAAACCGTCGCCGCGCTCGCTGGACAGGCCGACGAGCCGGTCTTCGCCGGATTGCAGCGCGTCGTCGTCTCTCATCAAATTCCCCACCGCTACCCGCTCGACCTTATCGAGGGCATGGCGATGGATGTGCGCGGACGAAGCTACGCCTGCCTCGAGGATACGTTGAGCTATTCCTATTACGTCGCTGGCGTCGTCGGCGTGATGATGGCGACAATCATGGGCGTTCGCGACCGCGCGACGCTTGAGCGCGCGTCGGACCTTGGAATCGCCTTTCAGCTCACCAATATCGTCCGCGATGTCGTCGCCGACGCTGCGCTGGGCCGTTTTTATTTGCCGCAAAACTGGCTCGACGAAGAGGGCATTCTTCCTTGCGAAATCGGCGAAAGAGGTCATCGCGAGAAGGTGTTCCGTATTTCGGCGCGGCTCCTCGATGTCGCCGACGACTATTACAGATCCGCGTTGATCGGCATCGGGCGCCTCCCGTTTCGTTCGGCCTGGGCGATTGCTTCCGCCCGGCGGATCTATCGCGGGATTGGAGAGGCGGCGCGCGCAAGGGGGGCCGCCGCCTGGGACCGTCGCGCGCGCGCCGGAACAATCACTCAGGCTTCGGGGATTGCGCTCGGCGCGGTGGAGGCCGCGGTCCTCGTATCCCTTCGCGGCCGCAGCGAGCGAAAGCCGCGGCTCGGCCTCTGGACGCCTTCTCATCTGTGGACAAGTTGA
- a CDS encoding DUF3489 domain-containing protein has product MSHSKSKPNTASPKAVRAPAVSAIAPIDVKDEAAALVSPSLKPTACAGTKQDAVVAMLRRPQGATLAAIMTATGWQQHSVRGFLAAVVRKKLGLRFASDKTGDARTYRVVAQDSAPPRKEKTRRKAA; this is encoded by the coding sequence ATGTCGCACAGCAAATCCAAGCCCAACACCGCTTCGCCGAAAGCCGTTCGGGCCCCTGCGGTCTCCGCCATCGCTCCCATTGACGTCAAGGACGAAGCCGCGGCGTTGGTCTCGCCCAGTCTGAAGCCTACGGCGTGCGCGGGAACGAAGCAGGATGCGGTGGTCGCAATGCTCAGGCGGCCGCAAGGCGCGACCCTTGCCGCCATCATGACGGCGACAGGCTGGCAGCAGCACTCGGTTCGCGGCTTCCTCGCGGCCGTGGTGCGCAAGAAGCTCGGACTGAGGTTCGCATCTGACAAGACGGGCGATGCCAGAACCTATCGCGTCGTGGCGCAGGACAGCGCCCCGCCACGCAAGGAAAAGACGCGCCGGAAAGCGGCGTGA
- a CDS encoding DUF2924 domain-containing protein, with protein MSRTSFDRAAFKAEVERFRALGLEALRQEWRRLWRSEPPQISRDLFVLALGYRIQEIEHGGLGQAARRRLQTLGKALREKGRAVPPPGSDLKPGCRLIREWHGRSHSVTVLEDGFEYDGETYPSLTQIAKKITSAHWSGPRFFGLLPANGDGGPHA; from the coding sequence ATGTCACGGACCTCGTTCGATCGCGCCGCGTTCAAAGCCGAGGTCGAGCGCTTTCGCGCGCTCGGCCTCGAGGCGTTGCGACAGGAATGGCGCCGCCTCTGGCGCAGCGAGCCGCCGCAAATCAGCCGCGACCTGTTCGTTCTGGCGCTCGGCTACAGGATCCAGGAAATCGAGCATGGCGGGCTTGGTCAAGCGGCCCGGCGCAGGCTTCAAACGCTTGGCAAGGCCTTGCGTGAGAAAGGTCGAGCGGTTCCGCCGCCAGGCTCGGATCTGAAGCCCGGCTGCCGCCTGATCCGAGAATGGCATGGCCGCAGCCATAGCGTCACCGTGCTGGAAGATGGATTCGAATACGATGGCGAGACCTATCCCTCGCTGACCCAGATCGCCAAGAAGATCACCTCAGCGCATTGGTCCGGCCCGCGCTTCTTCGGCTTGCTGCCGGCGAATGGCGACGGAGGGCCACATGCGTGA
- a CDS encoding recombinase family protein — protein MREGIPGRVSKGKRCAIYTRKSTEEGLDQAFNSLDAQREACAAFILSQKHEGWIAAPRLYDDGGYSGGTMERPALKRLIGDIEAGEIDVIVVYKVDRLTRALSDFAKLVDVFDRRGVSFVSITQQFNTTTSMGRLTLNVLLSFAQFEREVIGERVRDKIAASKKKGMWMGGMPPLGYDVKDRRLVINEAEAQLLVRIFERYLAQNRFTRCARS, from the coding sequence ATGCGTGAGGGGATCCCGGGACGAGTTAGCAAAGGTAAGCGCTGCGCGATCTATACCCGCAAATCGACGGAGGAAGGCCTCGATCAGGCCTTCAATTCACTCGACGCCCAGCGCGAAGCCTGCGCCGCCTTCATTCTCTCGCAAAAGCACGAGGGCTGGATCGCCGCGCCGAGGCTTTATGACGACGGCGGCTATTCCGGCGGCACGATGGAGCGTCCGGCTCTGAAACGGCTGATCGGCGATATCGAAGCCGGCGAGATCGACGTCATCGTCGTTTACAAGGTCGACCGGCTGACCCGGGCGCTGTCCGACTTTGCAAAGCTCGTCGATGTGTTCGATCGGCGCGGCGTCTCCTTCGTGTCGATCACCCAGCAGTTCAACACCACGACCAGCATGGGCCGGCTGACCTTGAACGTGCTTTTGTCCTTCGCCCAGTTCGAGCGCGAGGTGATCGGCGAGCGGGTGCGCGACAAGATCGCCGCCTCCAAGAAAAAAGGTATGTGGATGGGCGGCATGCCGCCGCTGGGCTATGACGTCAAGGACCGCAGGCTGGTCATCAACGAAGCCGAGGCGCAGCTTCTCGTGCGTATTTTCGAGCGTTATCTTGCGCAAAATCGGTTCACGCGCTGCGCGCGGAGCTAA
- a CDS encoding homoserine dehydrogenase — protein sequence MPSALRIGLAGLGTVGAAVVRLLDRQAEALTSRTAREIVVTGVSARDPARDRGVDLSAAKWFDDPVVLARSGDIDIFVELIGGAESVALASVEAALFAGKSCVTANKALLATHGMRLAGIAEEKGVALSFEASVAGGIPIIKTLREGLAGNSIERVYGILNGTCNYILSRMETEKLSFAECLEEAQRLGYAEADPTFDIGGFDTAHKLAILTSLAFGTAINTQAIAVEGIQSITLADLEAADELGYRVKLLGVARRTEDGIEQRVHPTMVPKTSSIAQVMGVTNAVTIDADAVHELTLVGPGAGGEATASAIVADIADIARGVRSKPFGLPVGELVKAEIAPMQLHLGGYYVRLSVFDRPGAAAAIATRFAERDISLESIVQRRRPGVHAEPQGAVPVILITYATHEATIRAALEAVVADGFVALAPQFIRIERE from the coding sequence ATGCCTTCTGCTCTTCGTATTGGACTTGCCGGCCTTGGCACCGTAGGCGCGGCCGTCGTTCGCCTTCTTGACCGCCAGGCCGAGGCTCTCACCAGCCGCACCGCGCGCGAGATCGTCGTGACCGGCGTCTCCGCGCGCGACCCGGCTCGCGATCGCGGGGTTGATCTTTCTGCGGCCAAATGGTTCGACGACCCGGTCGTTTTGGCGCGCTCCGGGGACATCGATATTTTCGTCGAGCTGATCGGCGGCGCGGAAAGCGTCGCGCTGGCCTCAGTCGAGGCGGCGCTTTTCGCCGGTAAATCCTGCGTCACCGCGAATAAGGCGCTGCTGGCGACCCATGGCATGCGGCTCGCCGGGATCGCCGAGGAAAAGGGCGTCGCGCTGTCGTTCGAGGCCTCCGTGGCCGGCGGCATTCCGATCATCAAGACGCTGCGCGAGGGGCTTGCCGGAAATTCCATCGAACGCGTCTATGGCATTTTGAACGGCACCTGCAATTACATCCTGAGCCGGATGGAGACCGAGAAGCTGAGCTTCGCCGAATGCCTCGAGGAGGCGCAGCGGCTCGGCTATGCCGAGGCCGACCCGACTTTCGACATCGGCGGCTTCGACACGGCGCATAAGCTCGCCATTCTGACATCGCTCGCCTTCGGAACGGCGATCAATACGCAGGCCATCGCGGTCGAAGGAATCCAGTCGATCACCCTCGCCGACCTCGAGGCGGCGGACGAACTCGGCTATCGGGTCAAACTGCTCGGCGTCGCGCGGCGCACCGAGGACGGCATCGAACAGCGGGTGCATCCGACGATGGTCCCGAAAACGTCTTCGATCGCGCAAGTGATGGGGGTTACAAACGCGGTGACGATCGACGCCGACGCCGTGCATGAATTGACCCTGGTCGGGCCGGGCGCCGGCGGCGAGGCGACCGCGTCCGCCATTGTCGCGGATATCGCCGACATCGCCCGCGGCGTCCGCTCGAAACCTTTCGGCCTGCCGGTCGGCGAGCTGGTCAAGGCCGAGATCGCGCCGATGCAGCTCCACCTCGGCGGCTATTATGTGCGGCTGTCGGTGTTCGATCGGCCTGGCGCGGCGGCGGCGATCGCGACCAGATTCGCCGAACGCGACATCTCGCTCGAAAGCATCGTGCAGCGCCGCCGCCCGGGCGTCCATGCCGAGCCGCAGGGGGCCGTGCCGGTCATTCTGATCACCTATGCGACGCATGAAGCGACCATCCGCGCCGCGCTCGAGGCGGTCGTCGCCGACGGCTTCGTGGCGCTGGCGCCGCAATTCATCCGGATCGAACGTGAATAG
- the map gene encoding type I methionyl aminopeptidase, which translates to MTFVDAVEVAGRKAGHIKLHGEDAFEGMRRAGRLTAEALDMLTEHVKPGVTTEFLDELVFDFAMSHGAYPAPLDYRGYRKSICSSINHVVCHGMPDRKPLKDGDIVNIDVTLIVDGWHGDSSRMYIIGEAPRRAERLIEVTYESLMRGMAVVRPGATTGDIGAAIQDYAEAERCSVVRDFCGHGLGRLFHDEPNILHYGRRGEGVMLRPGMFFTIEPMINLGRPQVKILSDGWTAVTRDRSLSAQFEHSIGVTETGYEVFTLSPKGLNRPPYAPAAA; encoded by the coding sequence ATGACATTCGTGGACGCCGTAGAAGTCGCGGGCCGCAAGGCCGGACACATAAAGCTGCATGGGGAAGACGCCTTCGAGGGCATGCGCCGCGCCGGACGGCTCACCGCCGAAGCGCTCGACATGCTGACCGAGCATGTCAAGCCCGGCGTCACCACCGAGTTTCTCGATGAGCTCGTGTTCGACTTCGCCATGTCGCATGGCGCCTATCCCGCGCCGCTCGACTATCGCGGCTACCGCAAATCGATCTGCTCCTCGATCAATCATGTTGTCTGTCACGGCATGCCGGACCGCAAGCCGCTGAAAGACGGCGACATCGTCAATATCGACGTGACGCTCATCGTCGACGGCTGGCATGGCGATTCGAGCCGCATGTATATCATCGGCGAGGCGCCGCGCCGCGCCGAGCGGCTGATCGAAGTCACCTATGAATCGCTAATGCGCGGCATGGCCGTCGTGCGCCCCGGCGCCACCACCGGCGATATCGGCGCGGCGATCCAGGATTACGCCGAGGCCGAGCGCTGCTCCGTGGTGCGCGATTTCTGCGGCCATGGGCTCGGCCGGCTGTTCCACGACGAGCCCAATATCCTCCACTACGGCCGGCGCGGCGAGGGCGTGATGCTCCGCCCGGGCATGTTTTTCACGATCGAGCCGATGATCAATCTCGGCCGGCCGCAGGTGAAAATCCTGTCCGACGGCTGGACGGCGGTCACCCGCGATCGATCCCTCTCCGCCCAGTTCGAACATTCGATCGGCGTCACCGAGACCGGTTATGAGGTCTTCACCCTGTCGCCGAAGGGACTGAACCGGCCGCCCTATGCGCCAGCCGCGGCGTGA